In Bacteroidota bacterium, the DNA window GTTGCCAATCCAAAAAAATTGTCAGGCTGAGTTTCCTGCTTCAGCAGGAAGTATCTAAGCCAACAATTTTTAGAAAAAAATTTTCAGCCGTGGTTGGTTTTGTCACCCACCACTCCTAAAAATCAGCAGAAAATGGTTAAAACCATTGTAAATACATTCGTGCACATCAATAGCCCACGGTTTAAACCGTGGGCTATTGATGAAAATGCAAAAACAAAAACCGTTTGAACGGTTTTTAATTATACATTAGAACAATCAATTATGCCATTTTCATTCAATAAAATATGGATACTCAACATTCAGGAGTGGTTGGTGACAACACCAACCACGGCTGAAAAAAATACAAGAATTGTTAGACAAAAAAGTGTCGTATTCCGTAATCGGCAGAATTTTGGGTGTACACAGATTGACCGTAAGCAGTTTTGTGAAAGGCGAAAGATTAAACACGAACACATTAACTTGCCTCTGAAAATTGCTATCTTTGTAATGGTATTAGTAACACTAAATACAGCGTACAGGCAAGGTAAATGGAAAACTTTGATGAATATTTAAGACAAGGCGAACCGAACAAAGCAGAAAAAGCGAAAGTTTGGAAAACGGCAATCGGCTTGCAACAAGTGGATGGACTGAAACCGTCTGATTATTTGATAGCAACCGCCAAACAAAACATTGAAGGCGATATTACTATTGACGAAGTAAAAAAACGCATTGACAATTACTACCAACAGCACCCCACCCAAACAACCGAAGACCGCACCGAAGAAGCCGATAAAGTTTCGGCACGTATTGCCGAAATGTTAAGCGAACAAACTTTCACTTTTTCGCCTGCCGAATATTTGTCCATCCATCGCAGATTGTTCACGGGCATTTACAAATTCGCAGGAAAAATTCGTAATTACAACATCACAAAAAAAGCATGGGTGCTGAGTGGCGAAACAGTTCTCTACGCAAGTGCCAACAGTCTGAAAGCAACGTTGGAATATGATTTTGAGCAAGAGAAAAAATTCAGCTACAAAGGATTAAGCGAGCAGGAAATTATTGAACACATTGCACATTACATTTCTTACTTGTGGCAAATTCACATTTTTGGCGAAGGTAACACACGAACAACAGCCATTTTCTTAATCAAGTATTTACGCAAATTGGGGTTTAAAGAAGTGAATAATGATTTGTTTGCCGAAAACTCTTGGTATTTCCGCAATGCATTGGTGAGAGCGAACTACGAAGATTTATCCAAAAGCATTTACAAAACTGAAAAGTTTCTTCTTCGCTTTCTATCAAACTTATTACTCAAAGAAAATTATTTGCTTAAAAACAGAGAAATGCACGTTCAGTACGCTGACCTTGTAAACACGCAAAATGACCCTGTAAAAGCAGAAAACGACCTTGGAAATGACCCTGTAAAAGCAAACATCTTGCAACAATTACGACAAAACCCCAAAGCAAATTATACTCAACTTGCTGAAAAGACAGGCTATTCCACAGCAACAATAAAGAGACATATTCAGGAACTTAAAAAATCGGGTGTCATAGAACGCATCGGCAGCGACAAAACAGGATATTGGAAAATAATTGAAAAATAAGCCAATGCTTTTGGTGGCACATTTACTCACGTCTTTTTTATTTTCCAAAAGGTGTTCGTGATTTAAAAATTGCAAACCGCACAAGCCAACGCAAGGAAAATTGGTTTTAAAAAAATTTTCCTATGCTTCAAAAAAATAAAAAACAACAAGCGGACAGAAACCACACCAGCATCCAACAAGGGTTTTTGCAAGAGAGCGGGATAACGTCTTCGCATCAACATTTTTGTTAAATTTGAAGTTCGGTTCTTTGATTGAGCGTTAGTGCTAAAATCCGCTCCCTCGCAAGGCTTCAAACCGTTGTCACCCATCACTCCAAACACCTTCATCAAAATATCTATAATACTACAAAAATTCAATATTCTTTATTTGTGCAGCCGTGAGTGTAGCTTACACCTTAATCATCCCTTATCATCCGCCATTACTAAAAAAATAATTATTAAACTCGTTTTTTAATAAGTTTGTAACTTCAAATCTAATTGGGTATGAAAAATACACTATTATTCATTTTCTTCACCCTCCCCTTCTATCTGTCTGCTCAACAGATTCCGCCCATGAGTCCCAACAAAATGATCAATGGACAGCGAGAAGGAGATTGGGTTCTTTGGTATGACTCTTCGGATAACATGGTTCAGCGGATTGAAGAAACATATTATTATCGAAAAATATTTTTCAAAAATGGCAAACCCCAAGGAATTGTGCGCGATTACTATCCGGGCGGGAAGATTCAATGGGAAGGCACGCTCCTTTCCATTGACCCTGATGTATTTGATGGTGCATGTACGGCTTATTACAGAAACGGAAAAATTCAAATCAAGTGCGCGTATGTATTAGATGAATTGGACGGCAGTTTCGAGTCATATTACGAATCCGGACAACTTGAAATGCGAACTACATTCAAAGCAGGCAAAGAAGTTGGCAAGATTGAAACTTACTATGAGAATGGGCGAAAGCAAACCGAAGGATATTACGAAAATGGTGAGATGGTAGGGGATTGGGTTTGGTACAGAGAAAATGGAAGTATCGAGACCAAGGGTAATTACTCATTATCGGACGAGGAAAAAGTCTGGGAAGCTAAAAATAATACCATGATGGATTATTATGATGCCGGAGAAAACAAAAAAGCATTAACTGCCGGGGATGATTTATTAAATTATACAAAGAAAACCTTCGGCACCAATCATATTTATTACGAAACAGCCCTGAACAACCTTGCAGGAGTGTACGACAATTTAGAACAATACGACAAAGCACTTGCACTGTATCTTGAATCTTTAGAAGTAACGCTAAGAGTCGTAGGCAAAGAACATCCTGATTATGGCACACGCCTGAACAACCTTGCCTCTTTATATCAAAGAATGGGAAATTATGAAAAAGCACTCCCCTTGTTTATAGAAGCCTTGGAATGTGCTAAAAAATACCTCCCAAAAGACGACCCTTCTTATGGTATAAGGTTAAGTAATCTTGCTGTTTTGTATAATGATATGGGAGAATATGACAAAGCACAACCTTTATATGAAGAGGCGTTAGAAGTTACTAAAAAAGCGGTTGGCGAACGCGACCCTTCGTATGGAATACGGCTCAACAATATTGGTATCTTTTATACCCAGATCGGGCAATACGACAAAGCCTTATCCTATTTAACAACGGCATTAGAAAACACCCGTAATAATTACGGGACAGAGCATGCAAGTTATAGCACAAGCCTTAACAATCTTGCGATGTTATATGAAAAAATGGGGCAATATAACAAAGCTCTATCCATGTATGAAGAAGCCTTAAACATCACTGCCAAAACACTCGGCAAAGAAAATTCGCAATATGGTATATACTTAGACAACATTGCGGGGCTTTACCATCATTTGGGACAATATGACAAAGCTTTAGCCATGTATGAGCAATCAATCGCAATCAAGAAGAAAAGTCTTGGCACTAACCACCCTGACTATGGTTCCGGATTGAACAACCTTGCTAATCTATACCTCTCTATGGAAGATTATGATAAAGCAATGCCTTTATTCCAAGAATCACTCAAAATCTTTAAGAGTTCGGTAGGCAAAGAGAGTCCGCAATACGCAACAGCCCTTAACAATATTGCTAATATATACCGATATCAGGGCGAATATGACAAAGCCTTAGCGTTGTATAAGGAATCCATTAAAATTACTGAGAAAAAATTCGGCAAACATCACCCCGAATACGCTGTAGGACTGGGCAACCTTGCACTCATGTATGATTTTATGGGGCAATATGAAAAAGCGCTCCCTTTGTACGAAGAAGATTTGAATATTAAGAAAACAACGTATGGCGTGAACCATCCGAGCTACGGACTGAGTCTCAACAATTTAGCCGGCATATATCAAGTTACAGGCAATACAGACAAGGCGTTCCAACTTTACAAGGAAGGTTTTGAAAACCTCAAAATGCAAATCACCCAAACATTCAGTTTCCTTTCGGAACAAGAGAAAGAAAAATTCATAAAAAGTGTTGAATACAATTTCCCTACCTATCAGAATTTTTTTACAAACTACTACAAAACAAACCCACAAGTTGCAAGCACTGCTTATGACATAGAGCTAATGAACAAAGGATTGATTTTGTATTCTACTCAAACCATGCGACAATCTATTGAAAAAATTAGTAATCCTGAAGTTTTGCAGATTTATGATGCGTGGCTCACTAAAAAATCTCAATTATCTGCACAATACACATTACCGGTGGCAGAACAAAGTTCAAATTTAGCCAAATGGGAAACAGAGGCAGAAAATCTTGAAAAACGTCTGCTGCAATATTCAAAAGAGTTGGGCAACAATCTGCAAATAGGTAAAACAACGTGGCGCGATGTTCAACAAAAACTACTGCCTTGGGAAGTAGCTATTGAGTTTGCTAATTTTGAAGATTACAATGGCGCAACATGGTCAGACACCGCACATTACGTAGCAATCATAGTGCGCAAAGACGACAAACAACCCATCATTGTACCCTTGTTTAATCAGTATGAGATGGACAATCTGCTTAGCAATGCCGGCAATGGTGTCAACGGAGTGAACAATCTGTACAGAGGCTCAATTGCTAGTTCTACCGTTCAACATGATTTAAGCAAAATCTATGATTTGGTGTGGAAACCCATTGAAAAATATATCAAAGGAGGGCAAACTGTTTATTTTTCCCCATCGGGTACTCTCAATCAAATTGCATTTGCAGCAATCGTAACTCCTGACGGCAAATACCTTTCAGACAAATATTCACTCAAACAAGTCAGCACGACCGCCAAAATTTTGGACAATGATAAAACCATCAAATTAAACGATCTCGCCCTATTTGGCGGAGTCAACTACGATTTGTCGTCTGACATCATGGCTTCATCTGCGCGTAAAATCAAAGACAACGGAACATTTTCATCCGGTTCATTTACCCCCATAGCCACAAGAGGAGGCGAATCTTGGGACTATTTGCAAGGAACTC includes these proteins:
- a CDS encoding Fic family protein, whose amino-acid sequence is MENFDEYLRQGEPNKAEKAKVWKTAIGLQQVDGLKPSDYLIATAKQNIEGDITIDEVKKRIDNYYQQHPTQTTEDRTEEADKVSARIAEMLSEQTFTFSPAEYLSIHRRLFTGIYKFAGKIRNYNITKKAWVLSGETVLYASANSLKATLEYDFEQEKKFSYKGLSEQEIIEHIAHYISYLWQIHIFGEGNTRTTAIFLIKYLRKLGFKEVNNDLFAENSWYFRNALVRANYEDLSKSIYKTEKFLLRFLSNLLLKENYLLKNREMHVQYADLVNTQNDPVKAENDLGNDPVKANILQQLRQNPKANYTQLAEKTGYSTATIKRHIQELKKSGVIERIGSDKTGYWKIIEK
- a CDS encoding tetratricopeptide repeat protein encodes the protein MKNTLLFIFFTLPFYLSAQQIPPMSPNKMINGQREGDWVLWYDSSDNMVQRIEETYYYRKIFFKNGKPQGIVRDYYPGGKIQWEGTLLSIDPDVFDGACTAYYRNGKIQIKCAYVLDELDGSFESYYESGQLEMRTTFKAGKEVGKIETYYENGRKQTEGYYENGEMVGDWVWYRENGSIETKGNYSLSDEEKVWEAKNNTMMDYYDAGENKKALTAGDDLLNYTKKTFGTNHIYYETALNNLAGVYDNLEQYDKALALYLESLEVTLRVVGKEHPDYGTRLNNLASLYQRMGNYEKALPLFIEALECAKKYLPKDDPSYGIRLSNLAVLYNDMGEYDKAQPLYEEALEVTKKAVGERDPSYGIRLNNIGIFYTQIGQYDKALSYLTTALENTRNNYGTEHASYSTSLNNLAMLYEKMGQYNKALSMYEEALNITAKTLGKENSQYGIYLDNIAGLYHHLGQYDKALAMYEQSIAIKKKSLGTNHPDYGSGLNNLANLYLSMEDYDKAMPLFQESLKIFKSSVGKESPQYATALNNIANIYRYQGEYDKALALYKESIKITEKKFGKHHPEYAVGLGNLALMYDFMGQYEKALPLYEEDLNIKKTTYGVNHPSYGLSLNNLAGIYQVTGNTDKAFQLYKEGFENLKMQITQTFSFLSEQEKEKFIKSVEYNFPTYQNFFTNYYKTNPQVASTAYDIELMNKGLILYSTQTMRQSIEKISNPEVLQIYDAWLTKKSQLSAQYTLPVAEQSSNLAKWETEAENLEKRLLQYSKELGNNLQIGKTTWRDVQQKLLPWEVAIEFANFEDYNGATWSDTAHYVAIIVRKDDKQPIIVPLFNQYEMDNLLSNAGNGVNGVNNLYRGSIASSTVQHDLSKIYDLVWKPIEKYIKGGQTVYFSPSGTLNQIAFAAIVTPDGKYLSDKYSLKQVSTTAKILDNDKTIKLNDLALFGGVNYDLSSDIMASSARKIKDNGTFSSGSFTPIATRGGESWDYLQGTLSEVQNIKNIAERNKIRIEYFSGNNALEEQYKALNGKHSPSVLHIATHGFFFPDPKQNKQDINKNIKMGQEQITFKTSDNPLNRSGLLFAGANNTWRGQGQTAGVDDGVLTSYEVSTISLPNTQLVVLSACETGLGDIKGSEGVYGLQRSFKMAGVKYLIMSLWQVPDKETAEFMEYFYGKLFAIKNIEESFELSQKYMKAKYPNEPYKWAAFVLVK